tttttttttccccaagaactAAGattaaggggggggggggggggggggaggtgggggcGCGTTCATTTTAGCTTCTCTATTGGCTATTTAGAAATGATGGTGGGGGGTTTTAGTTTGCCTTTTGCTAGGACGCACAGCTCTTTTCATGAGGAAGTGGGTGGCTCTGAAAAGAGCCTTTGGGTTACTTTTGAGGTGGGTACGCTCCTCAGACGTTTCATTTGCTTTTAGCTTTGTGGCTGTCGGTCTTCTTGGGCAGCAGCACGGCCTGGATGTTGGGCAGCACGCCGCCCTGCGCGATCGTCACCTTGCCCAGCAGCTTGTTGAGCTCCTCGTCGTTGCGGATGGCGAGCTGCAGGTGGCGGGGGATGATGCGCGTCTTCTTGTTGTCGCGGGCCGCGTTGCCCGCCAGCTCCAGGATCTCGGCCGTCAGGTACTCCAGCACGGCCGCCAGGTACACCGGGGCGCCGGCGCCCACGCGCTCCGCGTAGTTGCCCTTGCGCAGCAGCCGGTGCACGCGGCCCACGGGGAACTGCAGCCCGGCCCGCGACGAGCGCGACTTGGCCTTGGCGCGCGCCTTCCCGCCCTGCTTCCCGCGGCCGGACATCGCTGCCAACGCAGCTCCTCCGCGCCGCCCAAAATGACGCTGTGACGTGTCCCGGTGACCCGCGCGCCGCCGCTTTTATAGCTACTGCGCGCGCCCCGCTGGCTCTCTGATTGGCCGCAACGCTCTCTGGCTCGTTCCGACCAATGGCGACGCGGATCCAAATCCGACCAATGGGAGCCGCCGGCGGCCGCTCTCGCGGAGCCGCCCCCGCTGCCGGCCCGCGCCGCGCGCTccgagcccggcccggctccgTAAGCAAGGACAGCGTCGGGGGAAACGCCCgaggagagcacagcacagctgcctcccCGAAACGGGGGGAATCCCCGCTAAATGCCATCGCTTTATGTTTAGAAATAACCCTATATTTTAAACCTCAGAAATGCTACTGCA
This sequence is a window from Hirundo rustica isolate bHirRus1 chromosome 4, bHirRus1.pri.v3, whole genome shotgun sequence. Protein-coding genes within it:
- the LOC120752147 gene encoding histone H2A, which translates into the protein MSGRGKQGGKARAKAKSRSSRAGLQFPVGRVHRLLRKGNYAERVGAGAPVYLAAVLEYLTAEILELAGNAARDNKKTRIIPRHLQLAIRNDEELNKLLGKVTIAQGGVLPNIQAVLLPKKTDSHKAKSK